Proteins from a genomic interval of Nicotiana tomentosiformis chloroplast, complete genome:
- the ndhB gene encoding NADH dehydrogenase subunit 2, producing MIWHVQNENFILDSTRIFMKAFHLLLFDGSLIFPECILIFGLILLLMIDSTSDQKDIPWLYFISSTSLVMSITALLFRWREEPMISFSGNFQTNNFNEIFQFLILLCSTLCIPLSVEYIECTEMAITEFLLFVLTATLGGMFLCGANDLITIFVAPECFSLCSYLLSGYTKKDVRSNEATMKYLLMGGASSSILVHGFSWLYGSSGGEIELQEIVNGLINTQMYNSPGISIALIFITVGIGFKLSPAPSHQWTPDVYEGSPTPVVAFLSVTSKVAASASATRIFDIPFYFSSNEWHLLLEILAILSMILGNLIAITQTSMKRMLAYSSIGQIGYVIIGIIVGDSNDGYASMITYMLFYISMNLGTFACIVLFGLRTGTDNIRDYAGLYTKDPFLALSLALCLLSLGGLPPLAGFFGKLYLFWCGWQAGLYFLVLIGLLTSVVSIYYYLKIIKLLMTGRNQEITPHVRNYRRSPLRSNNSIELSMIVCVIASTIPGISMNPIIAIAQDSLF from the exons ATGATCTGGCATGTACAGAATGAAAACTTCATTCTCGATTCTACGAGAATTTTTATGAAAGCCTTTCATTTGCTTCTCTTCGATGGAAGTTTGATTTTCCCAGAATGTATCCTAATTTTTGGCCTAATTCTTCTTCTGATGATCGATTCAACCTCTGATCAAAAAGATATACCTTGGTTATATTTCATCTCTTCAACAAGTTTAGTAATGAGCATAACGGCCCTATTGTTCCGATGGAGAGAAGAACCTATGATTAGCTTTTCGGGAAATTTCCAAACGAACAATTTCAACGAAATCTTTCAATTTCTTATTTTACTATGTTCAACTCTATGTATTCCTCTATCCGTAGAGTACATTGAATGTACAGAAATGGCTATAACAGAGTTTCTCTTATTCGTATTAACAGCTACTCTAGGGGGAATGTTTTTATGCGGTGCTAACGATTTAATAACTATCTTTGTAGCCCCAGAATGTTTCAGTTTATGCTCCTACCTATTATCTGGATATACCAAGAAAGATGTACGGTCTAATGAGGCTACTATGAAATATTTACTCATGGGTGGGGCAAGCTCTTCTATTCTGGTTCATGGTTTCTCTTGGCTATATGGTTCATCCGGGGGAGAGATTGAGCTTCAAGAAATAGTAAACGGTCTTATCAATACACAAATGTATAACTCCCCAGGAATTTCAATTGCGCTCATATTCATTACCGTAGGAATTGGGTTCAAGCTTTCCCCAGCCCCTTCTCATCAATGGACTCCTGACGTATACGAAGGA TCTCCCACTCCAGTCGTTGCCTTTCTTTCTGTTACTTCGAAAGTAGCTGCTTCAGCTTCAGCCACTCGAATTTTCGATATTCCTTTTTATTTCTCATCAAACGAATGGCATCTTCTTCTGGAAATCCTAGCTATTCTTAGCATGATATTGGGAAATCTCATTGCTATTACTCAAACAAGCATGAAACGTATGCTTGCATATTCGTCCATAGGCCAAATCGGATATGTAATTATTGGAATAATTGTTGGAGACTCAAATGATGGATATGCAAGCATGATAACTTATATGCTGTTCTATATCTCCATGAATCTAGGAACTTTTGCTTGCATTGTATTATTTGGTCTACGTACCGGAACTGATAACATTCGAGATTATGCAGGATTATACACAAAAGATCCTTTTTTGGCTCTCTCTTTAGCCCTATGTCTCTTATCCCTAGGAGGTCTTCCTCCACTAGCAGGTTTTTTCGGAAAACTCTATTTATTCTGGTGTGGATGGCAGGCAGGCCTATATTTCTTGGTTTTAATAGGACTCCTTACAAGCGTTGTTTCTATCTACTATTATCTAAAAATAATAAAGTTATTAATGACTGGACGAAACCAAGAAATAACCCCTCACGTGCGAAATTATCGAAGATCCCCTTTAAGATCAAACAATTCCATCGAATTGAGTATGATTGTATGTGTGATAGCATCTACTATACCAGGAATATCAATGAACCCGATTATTGCAATTGCTCAGGATAGCCTTTTTTAG
- the rps7 gene encoding ribosomal protein S7, whose amino-acid sequence MSRRGTAEKKTAKSDPIYRNRLVNMLVNRILKHGKKSLAYQIIYRAVKKIQQKTETNPLSVLRQAIRGVTPDITVKARRVGGSTHQVPIEIGSTQGKALAIRWLLAASRKRPGRNMAFKLSSELVDAAKGSGDAIRKKEETHRMAEANRAFAHFR is encoded by the coding sequence ATGTCACGTCGAGGTACTGCAGAAAAAAAAACAGCAAAATCCGATCCAATTTATCGTAATCGATTAGTTAACATGTTGGTTAACCGTATTCTGAAACACGGAAAAAAATCATTGGCTTATCAAATTATCTATCGAGCCGTGAAAAAGATTCAACAAAAGACAGAAACAAATCCACTATCCGTTTTACGTCAAGCAATACGTGGAGTAACTCCCGATATAACAGTAAAAGCAAGACGTGTAGGTGGATCGACTCATCAAGTTCCCATTGAAATAGGATCCACACAAGGAAAAGCACTTGCCATTCGTTGGTTATTAGCGGCATCCCGAAAACGTCCGGGTCGAAATATGGCTTTCAAATTAAGTTCCGAATTAGTGGATGCTGCCAAAGGGAGTGGCGATGCCATACGCAAAAAGGAAGAGACTCATAGAATGGCAGAGGCAAATAGAGCTTTTGCACATTTTCGTTAA
- a CDS encoding hypothetical protein (ORF79), whose product MMYGIYDKGGSIDRSCHIGPSWTSNCFDLNYPENAMPDIYQKDGQSNLFLDSLKEVNRVPIEICKKQVRLRVFLILNGM is encoded by the coding sequence GTGATGTATGGAATATATGACAAAGGTGGATCTATTGATCGGTCATGTCATATAGGCCCGAGTTGGACATCCAATTGCTTCGATTTGAATTATCCGGAGAATGCAATGCCTGATATATATCAAAAAGATGGACAATCAAACCTATTTCTCGATTCACTCAAAGAGGTGAATAGGGTCCCAATAGAGATATGTAAAAAGCAGGTCCGATTACGCGTATTCCTAATCCTAAATGGAATGTAA
- a CDS encoding hypothetical protein (ORF131), translating to MKIMVKIGFNCQLPLSEIGLTTDSEGTGVTSLFHSRVLMRFHAPLRPRKMDKFLFLGTHTRFVTTKRIMVTLPLTTSFMNFIVIEIHVLPRQNLELAILLPSRQRFTSVERMIHSDRHESPTTLPESMLYI from the coding sequence ATGAAAATAATGGTCAAAATCGGATTCAATTGTCAACTGCCCCTATCGGAAATAGGATTGACTACCGATTCCGAAGGAACTGGAGTTACATCTCTTTTCCATTCAAGAGTTCTTATGCGTTTCCACGCCCCTTTGAGACCCCGAAAAATGGACAAATTCCTTTTCTTAGGAACACATACAAGATTCGTCACTACAAAAAGGATAATGGTAACCCTACCATTAACTACTTCATTTATGAATTTCATAGTAATAGAAATACATGTCCTACCGAGACAGAATTTGGAACTTGCTATCCTCTTGCCTAGCAGGCAAAGATTTACCTCCGTGGAAAGGATGATTCATTCGGATCGACATGAGAGTCCAACTACATTGCCAGAATCCATGTTGTATATTTGA
- a CDS encoding hypothetical protein (ORF71B): MGAGLKKDLRVSRVGPGGSLNAFFFLLIGVISQRLARVRKKGGTSTLGERSTTESCMLRSGRMNRSRKGIY, from the coding sequence ATGGGAGCAGGTTTGAAAAAGGATCTTAGAGTGTCTAGGGTTGGGCCAGGAGGGTCTCTTAACGCCTTCTTTTTTCTTCTCATCGGAGTTATTTCACAAAGACTTGCCAGGGTAAGGAAGAAGGGGGGAACAAGCACACTTGGAGAGCGCAGTACAACGGAGAGTTGTATGCTGCGTTCGGGAAGGATGAATCGCTCCCGAAAAGGAATCTATTGA
- the ycf1 gene encoding Ycf1 (ORF1892), with the protein MIFQSFLLGNLVSLCMKIINSVVVVGLYYGFLTTFSIGPSYLFLLRALVMEEGTEKKVSATTGFITGQLMMFISIYYAPLHLALGRPHTITVLALPYLLFHFFWNNHKHFFDYGSTTRNSMRNLSIQCVFLNNLIFQLFNHFILPSSMLARLVNIYLFRCNSKILFVTSGFVGWLIGHIFFMKWLGLVLVWIRQNHSIRSNKYIRSNKYLVLELRNSMARIFSILLFITCVYYLGRIPSPILTKKLKEASKTEERVESEEEKDVEIETASEMKGTKQEQEGSTEEDPYPSPSLFSEEGWDPDKIDETEEIRVNGKDKIKDKFHSHLTETGYNTSNCPIYDYEDSYLNNNNTGNPENFKLQLLDKKNENKELFWFQQPLVSLLFDYNRWNRPFRYIKNNRFEQAVRTEMSQYFFDTCKSDGKQRISFTYPPSLSTFWKMIKRRIPLLSLQKRLPNELDNQWISTNKEKSTNLNKEFLNRLEVLDKESFSLDILETRTRLCNDDTKKEYVPKMYDPLLNGPYRGTIKKEFSPSIINNTSLENLKERVRINRIHTIFLPNTDYQEFEQKVDTVDKKPLSTEIDEFLTLINEFDNEPKSSLNLKDLSLFSDQEQGRVNSEKRTKFVKFVFNAIDPNGTTSEKKLIGIKEISKKIPRWSHKLITELEQQSGDYQEGVPLDHQIRSRKAKRVVIFTANNQNNDPNTKDTDTADQDQTKEVALIRYSQQPDFRRGIIKGSMRAQRRKTVIWKLFQANVHSPLFLERITPPLLFSFDISGLIKPIFRNWSGKEGEFKILESREEQTKREEKKEKDKKGENKRKEKARIEIAEAWDTIPFAQIIRGYMLITQSILRKYIVLPSLIIAKNLGRMLFLQLPEWSEDLQEWNREMHIKCTYNGVQLSETEFPKNWLKDGIQIKILFPFCLKPWHISKLYSSRGELMKKKKQKDDFCFLTVWGMEAELPFGSPRKRPSFFEPIFKELEKKIGKFKKKYFITLKVLKGKIKLFRRVSKETKKWLIKSSLFIKKMKKELSKVNPIVLFRFKEIDESNETKKEKDSLISNQIINEPFSQIESGNWPNSSLIESKMKDLTDRTSTIKNQIERITKEKKKVTPEIDISPNKSPNKTNNIKKFESPKNIFQILKRRNTRLIWKFHYFLKFFIQRLYIDLFLSIINIPRINTQLFLESTNKLIDKYISKNEINQKKIHFISTIKKSLYNISKKNSHIFFDLSYLSQAYVFYKLSQTQVINLSKLRSVLQYNRTSFFLKTKLKDYFRTLGIFHSELKHKKLQSYRINQWKNWLRRHYQYDLSQIRWSRLMPQKRRNRVNQSCMAQNRNLNKWNSYEKDQLIHYKKENDSELYSLSNQKDNFKKCYRYDLLAYKSINYENKNDSFICRLPFQVNKNLEISSNSNTSKHNLFYMLGNLHINNYLRKGNILYIERNLDRKYFDWKIIHFSLRQKEDIEAWVKSDTNSNPNTKIGINNYQIIDKIEKKGLFYLTIHQNPENNQKNSKNDFFDWMGMNEKILNRPILNLEFWLFPEFVPFYNVYKIKPWIIPSKLLLLNLNTNENVSQNKNKKQNFFLRSNKKIKNRIQEEKEPASQGEKERGSDIENKGNLGPVLSKHQNALKKDYTESDTKKGKKKKQYKSNTEAELDLFLKRYLLFQLRWNDALNQRMIENIKVYCLLLRLINPSKIAISSIQRREMSLDIMLIQKNLTLTELMKKGILIIEPIRLSVKNNGQFIMYQTIGISLVHKSKHQTNQRYPEQRYVDKKNFDEFILQPQTQRINTDKNHFDLLVPENILWSRRRRELRIRSFFNSLNWNGVDRNSVFCNENNVKNWSQFLDERKPLYKEKNELIKLKFFLWPNYRLEDLACMNRYWFDTNNGSRFSILRIHMYPRLKIN; encoded by the coding sequence ATGATTTTTCAATCTTTTCTACTAGGTAATCTAGTATCCTTATGCATGAAGATAATCAATTCGGTCGTTGTGGTCGGACTCTATTATGGATTTCTGACCACATTCTCCATAGGGCCCTCTTATCTCTTCCTTCTCCGAGCTCTGGTTATGGAAGAAGGAACCGAGAAGAAGGTATCAGCAACAACTGGTTTTATTACGGGACAGCTCATGATGTTCATATCGATCTATTATGCGCCTCTGCATCTAGCATTGGGTAGACCTCATACAATAACTGTCCTAGCTCTACCATATCTTTTGTTTCATTTCTTCTGGAACAATCACAAACACTTTTTTGATTATGGATCTACTACCAGAAATTCAATGCGTAATCTCAGCATTCAATGTGTATTCCTGAATAATCTCATTTTTCAATTATTCAACCATTTCATTTTACCAAGTTCAATGTTAGCCAGATTAGTCAACATTTATCTCTTTCGATGCAACAGCAAGATCTTATTTGTAACAAGTGGTTTTGTTGGTTGGTTAATTGGTCACATTTTCTTCATGAAATGGCTTGGATTGGTATTAGTCTGGATACGGCAAAATCATTCTATTAGATCGAATAAGTACATTCGATCTAATAAGTACCTTGTGTTAGAATTGAGAAATTCTATGGCTCGGATCTTTAGTATTCTCTTATTTATTACCTGTGTCTACTATTTAGGCAGAATACCCTCACCCATTCTTACTAAGAAACTGAAAGAAGCCTCAAAAACAGAAGAAAGGGTGGAAAGTGAGGAAGAAAAAGATGTAGAAATAGAAACAGCTTCCGAAATGAAGGGGACTAAACAGGAACAAGAGGGATCCACTGAAGAAGATCCTTATCCTTCTCCTTCCCTTTTTTCGGAAGAAGGGTGGGATCCGGACAAAATCGATGAAACGGAAGAAATCCGAGTGAATGGAAAGGACAAAATAAAGGATAAATTCCACTCTCACCTTACAGAGACAGGCTATAACACTAGTAATTGTCCAATTTATGATTATGAGGATTCTTATCTGAATAATAATAACACGGGGAATCCAGAAAATTTTAAATTGCAACTGCTTGATAAAAAAAATGAAAATAAAGAACTCTTCTGGTTTCAACAACCTCTTGTGAGTCTTCTTTTCGATTATAATCGATGGAATCGACCATTTCGCTACATAAAGAATAATCGATTTGAACAGGCCGTAAGAACGGAAATGTCACAATATTTTTTTGACACATGTAAAAGCGATGGAAAGCAAAGAATATCTTTTACATACCCGCCAAGTTTATCAACTTTTTGGAAAATGATAAAAAGAAGGATACCCCTATTGTCACTCCAAAAAAGGCTCCCTAATGAACTGGACAATCAGTGGATTTCTACCAACAAAGAAAAAAGTACTAATCTGAATAAGGAATTTTTAAATCGACTTGAAGTTCTAGACAAGGAATCTTTTTCTCTCGATATACTCGAAACAAGGACTAGATTGTGTAATGATGATACTAAAAAAGAATACGTGCCTAAAATGTATGATCCTTTGTTAAATGGACCATATCGAGGAACAATCAAAAAAGAGTTTTCACCTTCAATCATAAACAATACTTCGCTAGAAAATTTGAAAGAGAGAGTTAGAATAAATAGGATTCATACTATCTTTCTTCCGAATACTGATTACCAAGAATTTGAACAAAAAGTGGATACGGTTGATAAAAAACCATTATCAACAGAAATTGACGAGTTCTTAACTTTAATCAATGAATTTGATAACGAACCAAAATCGAGTTTAAATTTGAAAGACCTTTCTTTATTTTCAGACCAAGAACAGGGAAGAGTGAATTCAGAAAAAAGAACTAAATTTGTAAAATTTGTATTCAATGCAATTGATCCTAATGGGACAACATCTGAAAAAAAATTGATAGGAATAAAAGAAATCAGTAAAAAAATACCTCGCTGGTCACATAAATTAATTACCGAATTGGAACAACAATCGGGTGACTATCAAGAGGGCGTACCACTGGATCATCAAATTCGTTCAAGAAAAGCCAAACGTGTAGTAATTTTTACTGCCAACAACCAGAATAACGATCCTAATACCAAAGATACTGATACCGCAGATCAAGATCAAACAAAGGAAGTGGCTTTAATACGCTATTCGCAACAACCAGATTTTCGGCGAGGTATAATCAAAGGCTCTATGCGGGCTCAAAGGCGCAAAACAGTTATTTGGAAACTCTTTCAAGCAAATGTGCATTCCCCCCTCTTTCTTGAGAGAATAACCCCCCCCCTTCTTTTTTCTTTTGATATCTCTGGACTGATTAAACCAATTTTTAGAAATTGGTCAGGTAAAGAAGGAGAATTCAAGATTCTAGAGTCTAGAGAAGAACAAACAAAAAGAGAAGAGAAAAAGGAAAAGGACAAAAAAGGGGAGAACAAAAGAAAGGAAAAAGCACGGATAGAGATAGCAGAAGCCTGGGATACCATTCCTTTTGCGCAAATAATAAGAGGTTACATGTTAATAACTCAATCAATTCTTCGAAAATATATTGTATTACCTTCATTGATAATAGCCAAAAATCTCGGACGTATGTTATTCTTGCAACTTCCTGAATGGTCTGAAGATTTACAGGAATGGAATAGAGAAATGCATATTAAATGTACTTATAATGGTGTTCAATTATCAGAAACAGAATTTCCAAAAAATTGGTTGAAAGATGGCATTCAGATCAAAATATTATTTCCTTTTTGTCTGAAACCTTGGCATATATCTAAACTGTACTCCTCCCGTGGAGAGCTAATGAAAAAGAAAAAACAAAAAGATGATTTTTGTTTTTTAACAGTTTGGGGAATGGAAGCTGAACTTCCCTTTGGTTCTCCCCGAAAACGCCCTTCCTTTTTTGAGCCCATTTTTAAGGAACTCGAAAAAAAAATTGGAAAATTCAAAAAGAAATATTTTATAACTCTAAAAGTTTTAAAAGGAAAAATAAAATTATTTCGAAGAGTTTCAAAAGAAACCAAAAAATGGCTTATCAAAAGTAGTCTATTTATAAAAAAAATGAAAAAAGAACTTTCAAAAGTAAATCCAATTGTATTATTTAGATTCAAAGAAATAGATGAATCGAATGAAACGAAAAAAGAAAAAGATTCTCTAATTAGTAATCAGATAATTAACGAACCATTTAGTCAAATTGAATCTGGAAATTGGCCAAATTCTTCACTGATAGAAAGCAAAATGAAGGATTTGACTGATAGAACAAGTACAATCAAAAATCAAATAGAAAGAATTACAAAAGAGAAAAAGAAAGTAACTCCAGAAATAGACATTAGTCCTAATAAAAGTCCTAATAAAACAAATAATATTAAAAAATTCGAATCGCCAAAAAATATTTTCCAAATATTAAAAAGAAGAAATACTCGATTAATATGGAAATTCCACTATTTTCTAAAATTTTTCATTCAAAGATTATACATCGATCTATTTTTATCTATCATTAATATTCCCAGAATTAATACACAACTCTTTCTTGAATCAACAAACAAATTGATTGATAAATACATTTCCAAGAATGAAATAAATCAAAAAAAAATTCACTTTATTTCGACTATAAAAAAGTCACTTTATAATATTAGTAAGAAAAATTCACATATTTTTTTTGATTTATCCTACTTGTCACAAGCATATGTATTTTACAAATTATCACAAACCCAAGTTATTAATTTGTCTAAATTAAGATCTGTTCTTCAATATAACAGAACGTCTTTTTTCCTTAAAACTAAACTAAAGGACTATTTTAGAACACTAGGAATATTTCATTCTGAATTAAAACATAAGAAACTTCAGAGTTATAGAATCAATCAATGGAAAAACTGGTTAAGACGGCATTATCAATACGATTTATCTCAGATTAGATGGTCTAGATTAATGCCACAAAAACGGCGAAATAGGGTTAATCAAAGTTGTATGGCTCAAAATCGAAATTTAAACAAATGGAATTCATATGAAAAAGACCAATTAATTCATTACAAAAAAGAAAATGATTCTGAACTCTATTCATTATCAAACCAAAAAGATAATTTTAAAAAATGTTATAGATATGATCTTTTAGCATATAAATCGATTAATTATGAAAATAAAAATGACTCTTTCATTTGTAGATTACCCTTTCAAGTAAATAAGAACCTCGAAATTTCTTCTAATTCCAACACGTCCAAACACAACCTTTTTTATATGCTCGGCAATCTTCATATCAATAATTATCTAAGAAAGGGCAATATTCTATATATAGAAAGAAATCTCGATAGAAAATATTTTGATTGGAAAATTATCCATTTTTCTCTTAGACAAAAAGAAGATATTGAGGCCTGGGTTAAGAGCGATACCAACAGTAATCCAAATACTAAAATTGGTATTAATAATTATCAAATAATTGATAAAATTGAGAAAAAAGGCCTTTTTTATCTTACGATTCATCAAAATCCAGAAAACAATCAAAAAAATTCGAAAAACGACTTTTTTGATTGGATGGGAATGAATGAAAAAATATTAAATCGTCCCATATTGAATCTGGAATTTTGGCTCTTCCCAGAATTTGTACCATTTTATAATGTATATAAAATAAAACCGTGGATTATACCAAGCAAATTACTTCTTTTAAATTTGAATACAAATGAAAATGTTAGTCAAAATAAAAACAAAAAACAAAACTTTTTTCTACGATCAAATAAAAAAATAAAGAATCGAATTCAAGAAGAAAAAGAACCCGCAAGTCAAGGAGAAAAAGAGCGTGGATCAGATATAGAAAACAAAGGAAATCTGGGCCCTGTTCTCTCAAAACACCAAAACGCTCTTAAAAAAGATTACACGGAATCAGACACAAAGAAGGGTAAAAAGAAAAAACAATACAAAAGCAACACGGAAGCAGAACTAGATTTGTTCTTGAAACGTTATTTGCTTTTTCAATTGAGATGGAACGATGCTTTGAATCAAAGAATGATCGAGAATATCAAGGTATATTGTCTCCTGCTTCGACTGATAAATCCAAGCAAAATTGCTATATCGTCAATTCAAAGGAGAGAAATGAGTTTGGATATAATGCTGATTCAGAAGAATTTAACTCTTACAGAATTGATGAAGAAGGGGATATTGATTATCGAACCTATTCGGTTGTCTGTAAAAAATAATGGACAATTTATTATGTATCAAACCATAGGTATTTCATTGGTTCATAAAAGTAAACACCAAACTAATCAAAGATACCCAGAACAAAGATATGTTGATAAAAAGAATTTTGATGAATTCATTCTGCAACCTCAAACTCAAAGAATAAATACAGACAAAAATCATTTTGATTTGCTTGTTCCTGAAAATATTTTATGGTCTAGACGTCGTAGAGAATTGAGAATTCGAAGTTTTTTTAATTCTTTGAATTGGAATGGCGTCGATAGAAATTCAGTATTTTGCAACGAAAACAATGTAAAAAACTGGAGTCAATTTTTGGATGAAAGGAAACCTCTTTATAAAGAGAAAAATGAATTAATTAAATTGAAGTTCTTTCTTTGGCCTAATTATCGATTAGAAGATTTAGCTTGTATGAATCGTTATTGGTTTGATACCAATAATGGTAGTCGTTTCAGTATCTTAAGGATACATATGTATCCACGATTGAAAATAAATTGA
- a CDS encoding hypothetical protein (ORF70B) yields the protein MKFINEVVNGRVTIILFVVTNLVCVPKKRNLSIFRGLKGAWKRIRTLEWKRDVTPVPSESVVNPISDRGS from the coding sequence ATGAAATTCATAAATGAAGTAGTTAATGGTAGGGTTACCATTATCCTTTTTGTAGTGACGAATCTTGTATGTGTTCCTAAGAAAAGGAATTTGTCCATTTTTCGGGGTCTCAAAGGGGCGTGGAAACGCATAAGAACTCTTGAATGGAAAAGAGATGTAACTCCAGTTCCTTCGGAATCGGTAGTCAATCCTATTTCCGATAGGGGCAGTTGA